From a single Nakaseomyces glabratus chromosome F, complete sequence genomic region:
- the MSB2 gene encoding Msb2p (CAGL0F08833g~Putative adhesin-like protein): MKTAVLLSLLSAALAAPVANRFDDAINNYQNNADLGLASNSTNSDNANANANANANSGNIDVDANKVSSYLNSIASKAFVTTKSSKSNDYDDTYNSKFSTIDLSSSKSSDKNDFDWLSSSVVQSTPSISSIYSSNAYDTQIPSQVVSSNDFQLNSEIVSSVPSAEQISSDTISSVPSAEQISSDTISSVPSAEQIPSNVISVPSSIDSSFSVTPLSSSSSSSEEPTQYPISSSISSQIEQSSVIPSPVESVSSQIESDSSSSISDYLSSSTPTPIPSPPAESTERSELESSISISIPPIVPPTTSSEIVSSLEPSSVPFQSSSEDNTSTYISSQAQVVPSSVESIEPSSVPSEVPISTTTTSSPSQISSEYLSPTPSIFESPISQESTISSGSSFVESVISSELPKPPQPIISSDTSTESSILPQPSPSSVESNTISFPSSAVVTTTPQPPPVVESSESPLASSSSSSQIIVSSVDVPPSASVPVASSIPSVSVSSDPVAPSSVIPVDIPSSSSSSPPYVTPSPSTIISVPSPLPIDSSDTITSSQIIPSPEVPSPSSAIPSSSVSQPPIEIPSSSSESSSSSTSSNSNAWIPTSLIIAPTETESESTPTESNDGTQLSSLPKVIYGSAYSESVPEGYSVITIGFKKPLNYPFVVSESKSSAQIMYYLPKLLNANFESIFSDIKTVQLMPLEIQDSGYLSTVALLFFPTSEIQSLSNMVKNTSSSLYSTQYETITQSLSALIDPRIPVTGLTDTKTNNAGSSSSSSSNSNGRSSNSNQDTEHSSSFGNINSGSLDYIPSSKSASSDGTQSKTKKRIIPIIVGTIAGGMAVIIMLFLFFRYHAMKRREQLNQERLARLNFERASSCSDDSIERYNNEKQQYSDDVSSLSPSMKINKWMNDNHNVEHSTTTTDVNGSKKIIKISMPIATQNSLGWNDI, translated from the coding sequence atgaaGACGGCGGTACTTTTGTCGCTACTTAGTGCTGCGCTTGCTGCTCCCGTGGCCAATAGATTTGACGACGCTATTAACAATTACCAGAATAATGCTGATTTGGGTTTAGCGAGTAACAGCACAAACTCTGATAATGCTAATGCTAATGCGAACGCGAATGCCAACTCTGGAAACATAGATGTCGATGCCAACAAAGTGAGCTCATATCTCAACTCGATAGCATCCAAAGCCTTTGTTACTACGAAGTCGAGCAAGAGTAACGACTATGACGACACATACAATAGCAAATTCAGCACTATAGATTTATCATCCAGTAAGAGCTCGGATAAAAATGATTTCGATTGGTTGAGCTCATCTGTAGTTCAATCTACTCCAAGCAtatcttcaatatattCCTCCAATGCATATGATACCCAAATTCCATCACAAGTAGTTTCATCAAATGATTTCCAGCTAAATTCTGAAATTGTTTCCAGTGTTCCATCAGCTGAACAAATATCCTCTGATACAATTTCAAGTGTTCCATCAGCGGAACAAATATCCTCTGATACAATTTCAAGTGTACCATCAGCGGAACAAATTCCCTCTAATGTCATTAGTGTACCATCAAGTATCGATAGCTCTTTCTCAGTCACCCCACTATCCAGTAGCTCTTCTAGCTCAGAAGAGCCTACACAATACCCTATATCGAGTTCCATATCTTCTCAAATTGAGCAGAGCTCGGTTATACCTTCTCCTGTTGAAAGTGTGTCATCACAAATTGAGAGtgattcatcatcatcaatttctGATTATCTTTCCAGTTCTACACCAACCCCCATTCCATCTCCACCCGCTGAGTCCACAGAGCGCTCAGAACTGGAATCTTCAATCTCTATATCCATCCCACCAATTGTTCCACCTACTACAAGTTCTGAAATTGTCTCCTCTTTGGAACCATCTTCAGTACCTTTCCAATCATCCTCAGAGGATAATACCTCAACTTATATAAGCTCTCAAGCTCAGGTTGTGCCATCCTCAGTAGAGTCTATTGAGCCATCATCAGTACCTAGTGAGGTTCCAATATctacaacaacaacctCGTCTCCATCACAAATATCATCTGAGTACTTATCACCAACTCCAAGTATTTTCGAAAGCCCAATTTCTCAAGAAAGTACTATTAGTTCTGGTAGCTCTTTTGTGGAAAGCGTCATATCGTCTGAGCTTCCAAAACCTCCACAACCGATCATCTCATCCGATACTAGCACTGAAAGTAGTATTCTACCACAACCTTCCCCTAGCAGTGTAGAATCAAACACAATAAGTTTCCCATCTTCAGCAGTTGTTACAACAACTCCACAACCTCCACCAGTAGTAGAATCTAGCGAATCACCACTagcatcatcttcatcttcctcaCAAATTATAGTAAGCAGCGTTGATGTGCCCCCTTCAGCTTCAGTTCCTGTTGCAAGTTCTATCCCTTCTGTTTCAGTATCTAGTGACCCAGTTGCACCATCTAGCGTCATTCCAGTTGATATACCTTCCtcgtcttcatcttctccACCATATGTTACACCTTCACCCTCAACCATAATATCAGTTCCCTCTCCATTGCCTATAGATTCATCAGATACCATTACATCTTCCCAGATCATTCCAAGTCCTGAAGTACCTTCTCCATCGTCTGCCATCCCTTCCAGCTCCGTAAGCCAACCTCCTATTGAGATaccatcctcatcctcTGAGTCATCCAGCTCCTCTACTTCAAGTAATTCCAATGCTTGGATTCCCACCAGTCTCATCATTGCACCAACTGAAACTGAAAGTGAGAGTACACCAACTGAATCTAACGATGGCACACAGTTAAGCTCCTTACCTAAAGTAATTTATGGTAGCGCATACTCAGAATCTGTTCCAGAAGGTTACTCTGTCATAACCATTGGTTTCAAGAAACCATTAAATTATCCATTTGTGGTGTCAGAATCCAAGTCCTCTGCGCAGATCATGTATTATCTACCAAAGTTACTAAATGCAAACTTTGAGAGTATATTTTCAGATATCAAGACAGTTCAATTAATGCCATTAGAAATTCAAGATAGCGGCTACTTGAGTACCGTtgctcttttatttttcccAACTAGCGAAATCCAATCTCTTTCCAATATGGTGAAGAACACGTCCAGTAGTTTATACAGCACACAGTATGAAACTATTACACAATCACTTTCTGCTTTAATTGATCCAAGAATACCTGTTACAGGGTTAACGGACACTAAAACAAACAATGCAGgatcatcatcttcatcaagcTCTAACAGCAATGGCCGTTCATCAAATAGCAATCAGGACACTGAGCATTCCTCTAGTTTTGGAAACATAAATAGCGGATCACTTGATTACATACCTAGCTCCAAGTCTGCCTCTAGTGATGGCACACAATCCAAGACTAAGAAACGGATAATACCAATTATTGTTGGTACGATTGCTGGAGGTATGGCTGTCATAATAATGCTCTTCCTATTCTTCAGATACCATGCCATGAAAAGGAGAGAACAGTTGAATCAAGAGAGATTAGCAAGGTtaaactttgaaagagcTAGTTCCTGCTCTGATGATTCGATTGAAAGgtataataatgaaaaacaaCAGTACTCCGATGATGTATCATCTCTGTCTCCTTCGATGAAAATCAATAAATGGATGAATGATAATCACAATGTAGAACACTCGACAACTACTACTGACGTAAACGGtagtaaaaaaatcattaagATTTCTATGCCAATTGCAACTCAGAATTCTCTGGGATGGAATGATATTTAA
- the EAT1 gene encoding putative hydrolase (CAGL0F08855g~Ortholog(s) have mitochondrion localization), which translates to MHKSLHKKGLELRDVVPLAFHHTKPRIRRATPAPWKEKPAIINLHGLFGSHIMFHSLNRPLMKTFETDIYNVDLRNHGNSPRAQPYDYLTLSKDIIQMIRDNIYREQPGRPIYLIGFSLGGKVALLSSLSRQINVKKCISIDLPPYELDKVDDMFMQNFELLEKIVKREIKVRRSCPSWKTDILTMFRELPVNKCNPNGNNVALYFANGFLTYKPNNESSSGLENDYLQYAVPLEYMPDIIAEIKKWPSATSLNPMMYHTKSQLPTLFMKGLHSSFIKNDYSLLKTQYPQSSVLEFDCGHTILMDYPKESTEAIIKFLSNNKRVQ; encoded by the coding sequence ATGCATAAAAGCTTGCACAAGAAGGGTTTAGAACTCCGAGATGTCGTTCCTTTAGCCTTCCATCATACCAAACCAAGAATACGGCGTGCTACACCTGCTCCATGGAAGGAAAAACCAGCTATTATTAACCTACATGGTTTGTTTGGTTCCCATATTATGTTTCATTCTTTGAATAGGCCACTGATGAAGACATTTGAAACCGACATATATAATGTGGATTTGAGAAATCATGGTAATTCTCCTAGAGCACAACCATATGACTATCTGACCTTGAGTAAAGATATCATTCAAATGATCAGAGATAACATATATCGGGAACAGCCTGGTAGACCTATCTATCTAATCGGATTTTCATTGGGTGGGAAGGTTGCCCTACTAAGCTCTTTATCAAGACAAATAAATGTTAAGAAGTGCATATCTATTGATCTGCCACCTTATGAGTTAGATAAAGTAGATGATATGTTCATGCAGAATTTTGAACTATTAGAAAAGATTGTCAAGAGGGAGATCAAAGTCCGACGTTCATGCCCATCATGGAAAACTGATATACTGACGATGTTTAGGGAGCTGCCTGTGAATAAATGCAATCCAAATGGAAACAATGTGGCACTTTATTTTGCTAATGGTTTTCTAACATACAAGCCTAATAACGAAAGTTCTTCTGGACTTGAAAATGATTACTTGCAGTATGCAGTACCATTAGAATATATGCCAGACATTATTGCCGAGATAAAGAAATGGCCAAGCGCTACAAGTTTGAACCCAATGATGTATCATACCAAATCCCAACTTCCTACGCTTTTCATGAAAGGCCTACATTCGAGTTTCATTAAGAATGACTATTCCCTTTTGAAAACGCAATATCCACAGTCTTCAGTACTGGAGTTTGACTGTGGCCACACCATTTTAATGGATTATCCCAAGGAATCTACAGAAGCTATTATAAAATTCTTGTCTAATAATAAGAGGGtccaataa
- a CDS encoding uncharacterized protein (CAGL0F08877g~Ortholog(s) have endoplasmic reticulum localization): MSRIRRFNRKVLGYETDLMTEFDSLGGSDGIIIPEGPIDIIEQEELIEKFEVNLLVKNRWYINAVSLAYIICAGVYLMLLTKRTKMSSIPLILGFNSIILSFLALRYHLVNDYVLLRSLKLKLTNRTIDILNITQLIMIEWIVIDDYRSDTLILVFLHLPVLLFLVQALIKLLLSEIDSDLSQLRDLKYNYKNA, translated from the coding sequence ATGTCAAGAATTAGACGATTTAATAGGAAGGTTCTTGGATATGAGACTGATTTAATGACAGAGTTTGATTCATTGGGAGGATCTGATGGCATAATAATTCCCGAAGGCCCcattgatattattgaaCAAGAGGAACTGATAGAGAAATTTGAAGTGAATTTGCTTGTTAAGAACCGATGGTATATCAATGCAGTTAGCCTTGCTTACATTATATGCGCGGGTGTTTATCTGATGCTTCTaacaaagagaacaaaGATGTCTTCAATACCGCTAATATTAGGATTTAACTCGATAATACTGTCATTTTTGGCATTAAGGTACCACCTTGTAAATGACTATGTCCTGCTTAGATCACTCAAATTAAAATTAACCAATCGCACTATAGACATACTAAATATCACACAGCTCATTATGATAGAGTGGATAGTAATTGACGACTACAGATCAGACACATTGATATTGGTATTTTTGCATCTACCTGTTTTGCTATTCTTAGTGCAAGCATTAATTAAGTTGTTACTCAGTGAAATAGACAGTGATTTGTCACAACTGCGAGACTTGAAATACAATTATAAAAACGCATAA
- the RRF1 gene encoding Rrf1p (CAGL0F08943g~Ortholog(s) have role in mitochondrial translation and mitochondrion localization) — translation MLALRTSVGLTKNLFTRRLHISPVLLKKKPSHKGKGGPVEDEEIDIVNPSIYVDELVSKFDKSLELYSKELTDKRKGSVNANIFDNLSLKNGALFKEMASTTLKGKGSLLVTVFDPNEVKNIVSAILASGQNLNPERVPTNNQQLKIPLPPPTAESRQNLCKELKTVFEKYKQSPSKNSLGHIRNEVMKKLKSLQKKDESVKKIIQNVEKVHKDYVTKLSEQLKQAEKSVMGQ, via the coding sequence ATGCTTGCGTTGAGGACATCTGTTGGCTTGACGAAGAATTTGTTTACAAGAAGACTACATATTTCGCCGGttcttttgaagaagaagccaTCACATAAGGGGAAGGGAGGTCCTGTAGAGGATGAAGAGATTGATATTGTGAATCCTTCCATTTATGTAGATGAACTTGtatcaaaatttgataaatctTTGGAGTTATATAGCAAAGAGCTTACAGATAAGAGGAAAGGTAGCGTCAATGCAAATATCTTTGATAATCTGAGTCTGAAGAATGGCGCGCTATTTAAAGAGATGGCTTCAACAACATTAAAGGGCAAGGGCTCTTTACTTGTGACTGTTTTCGATCCTAATGAAGTGAAAAACATCGTAAGTGCTATTTTAGCATCTGGACAAAACTTAAATCCAGAAAGAGTGCCTACAAATAATCAACAATTGAAGATTCCTTTACCTCCACCGACGGCTGAATCTAGACAAAATCTTTGTAAAGAATTAAAGACAGTGTTTGAGAAATATAAACAGTCACCCTCAAAAAACTCTTTAGGCCACATAAGAAATGAAGTAATGAAGAAACTCAAAAGTTTACAAAAAAAGGATGAGTCGGTAAAGAAGATTATTCAAAACGTTGAAAAGGTACATAAAGATTATGTTACAAAATTGAGTGAGCAATTGAAGCAGGCTGAAAAATCTGTTATGGGTCAATAG
- the MSC7 gene encoding meiotic recombination directing protein (CAGL0F08965g~Ortholog(s) have role in reciprocal meiotic recombination and cytosol, endoplasmic reticulum, nucleus localization) yields MQDNIYLNSDMVQKLNHTIQEYVRDILRNQSIINEDVVADPRIVMGTSMVATIFTLYVGYKLLLCSSGYKYKARKFNVSTPEEVQPNWKGKRLNPPKLVDDSKPRHIQSYCPATGQYLGEFKSMTADEIDELVGNANAAQMKWAESSIAKRLEVLATLQKFILENQDLIAKVACRDSGKTMLDASMGEILVTLEKIQWILKHGPSTLEPSRRPGPTNFFMKFYKGAEVRYEPLGVISSIVSWNYPFHNLMGPIIASIFTGNAIIVKCSEQVVWSSEFFIEMVRKCLDVCDVDSNIVQLCYCLPPTKDDDAANHFTSHPGIKHITFIGSQSVASHILNCASKSLTPVVVELGGKDAFIVLDSVKDLDALSSIILRGTFQSSGQNCIGIERVIVSEKNYDQLVNILEKRMKETPLRQGSDIDHLEVVDMGAMISDNRFKTLEALIQDAVSKGARLLYGGSQYNHPKYPQGHYFQPTLLVDVTPDMDIAQNEVFGPVLVMMKAKDTSNCIELANAAPFGLGGSVFGSDYSECNFVANKLKTGNVAINDFATFYVCQLPFGGINGSGYGKFGGEEGLLGLCNAKSVCFDTLPFISTQIPKPLDYPIQSNDKAWRFVKSFITGSYAMTTWQRIKALVSLAKNAN; encoded by the coding sequence ATGCAAGACAATATATACTTGAATAGCGATATGGTCCAAAAGCTCAACCATACTATTCAAGAGTACGTTAGGGACATTCTGCGCAACCAGTCCATAATCAATGAGGATGTGGTAGCAGACCCTCGCATCGTTATGGGAACCTCAATGGTAGCTACCATTTTCACATTATATGTTGGGTACAAGCTGCTGTTATGCTCTTCGGGATACAAATACAAGGCTAGGAAGTTTAATGTGTCTACACCAGAAGAAGTGCAGCCCAATTGGAAAGGTAAGCGATTGAATCCTCCAAAATTGGTTGATGACAGTAAGCCAAGACATATCCAAAGTTATTGTCCAGCAACTGGTCAATACTTGGGGGAATTCAAGTCTATGACCGCTGATGAGATCGATGAATTGGTAGGCAATGCTAACGCTGCTCAAATGAAATGGGCTGAATCATCAATTGCTAAGAGACTCGAAGTGCTAGCTACTCTTCAAAAGTTCATTTTAGAAAACCAAGATTTAATAGCTAAAGTAGCTTGTCGTGATTCTGGTAAGACAATGTTAGATGCATCAATGGGTGAGATTTTGGTAACTTTGGAAAAAATTCAATGGATCTTGAAACATGGACCTAGCACTTTGGAACCATCAAGACGTCCAGGACCAACAAACTTTTTTATGAAATTCTACAAAGGCGCTGAAGTCCGTTACGAACCACTTGGCGTCATTAGCTCTATTGTATCCTGGAACTATCCATTCCATAACCTAATGGGTCCAATAATTGCTTCCATCTTCACTGGTAATGCTATTATTGTGAAATGTTCTGAACAAGTTGTCTGGTCATctgaattttttattgaaatggTTAGAAAGTGCTTAGATGTTTGTGACGTCGATTCCAATATTGTTCAATTATGCTACTGTTTGCCACCTACAAAGGATGATGATGCAGCTAATCACTTTACATCTCACCCAGGGATTAAGCATATCACATTTATTGGCAGTCAATCAGTTGCTTCTCACATTCTAAACTGTGCATCTAAGTCTTTGACACCGGTTGTTGTAGAGTTGGGAGGTAAAGACGCATTCATTGTTCTTGATTCAGTTAAAGATCTTGATGCATTATCTTCCATCATATTGAGAGGTACATTCCAATCTTCTGGTCAAAACTGTATTGGTATTGAGAGAGTAATTGTAAGTGAAAAGAACTATGATCAGCTGGTAAACATACTAGAAAAGCGTATGAAAGAAACACCTTTGCGTCAGGGTTCTGACATTGATCATTTGGAAGTTGTTGACATGGGAGCTATGATTTCTGACAATAGATTTAAGACATTAGAGGCTCTCATCCAAGATGCAGTTTCTAAAGGTGCCAGACTTTTATATGGTGGATCCCAATATAATCACCCAAAATATCCACAAGGCCATTATTTCCAGCCAACGCTCTTGGTTGATGTTACACCTGACATGGATATTGCCCAAAATGAAGTCTTTGGTCCTGTACTAGTCATGATGAAAGCAAAAGATACTAGCAACTGTATTGAGTTGGCAAATGCCGCTCCATTCGGTTTAGGTGGCTCTGTATTTGGTAGCGATTATTCTGAGTGCAATTTTGTTGCAAATAAACTGAAAACTGGTAATGTTGCCATAAATGACTTCGCTACCTTTTATGTCTGTCAACTACCATTTGGTGGTATCAACGGTTCTGGTTATGGTAAATTTGGTGGTGAAGAAGGTCTTTTGGGATTATGCAATGCTAAAAGTGTGTGCTTCGACACATTGCCTTTTATATCAACACAAATTCCCAAGCCTTTGGACTATCCTATTCAAAGCAATGACAAGGCATGGAGATTTGTTAAGAGCTTCATCACTGGGTCATATGCTATGACTACTTGGCAAAGAATTAAAGCTTTGGTGTCGTTGGCGAAGAATGCCAActaa
- the VMA10 gene encoding H(+)-transporting V1 sector ATPase subunit G (CAGL0F08987g~Ortholog(s) have fungal-type vacuole membrane, vacuolar proton-transporting V-type ATPase, V1 domain localization) → MSQKNGIATLLKAEKEAHEIVTEARKYRQEKIKQAKLDASKEIENYKAKKEQELKDFESNNAGGVQELEKKADAEVQSELDEIKKTVESKKKQVVDLLLEAVTKPTTEVHINAN, encoded by the exons ATG TCACAAAAGAACGGTATCGCCACGCTTCTGAAGGCTGAAAAGGAAGCCCATGAAATAGTAACAGAGGCTAGAAAATATAGACAAGAAAAGATCAAGCAAGCCAAGCTTGATGCTTCCAAAGAGATAGAGAACTACAAAGCAAAGAAGGAACAAGAATTGAAGGATTTCGAGAGTAACAACGCAGGTGGTGTACAAGAACTCGAGAAGAAAGCCGATGCCGAGGTCCAATCTGAACTTGACGAGATTAAGAAGACCGTCGAAtcgaagaagaaacagGTTGTGGATTTGCTGCTAGAAGCAGTTACAAAACCAACCACGGAAGTCCACATCAATGCCAACTGA
- the BCD1 gene encoding Bcd1p (CAGL0F09009g~Ortholog(s) have role in snoRNA metabolic process and cytoplasm, nucleus localization), which produces MGLCEVCNVEEFKYKCPRCFKKTCSLACSKQHKADESCSGKSHDPTAYIPRTDIKEADDENHESNILVQRDYNYLINMRREVEVQIDDSKRKNKRILREIYDPYMANKRQRGNSDNSSRLIRRGVSCLMLPKGMQRSLQNKSKWDNSLNQFTWTIEWVLCGDGDTVTHLTHRAKENESVVEGISKIVFNKIQTFYKIENGDGDETQAVLSREDRIALIKDYNLEFYIKWFPYNSTEMSDSRNLIRIDAVNSTLGDVFKNRTVIEFPTIYITKSAQELPKGFKVMIEEKGSAPGAEENSRVNVAGSGSSSDTETDDSDAEPEEESSKQDNTQNKNVVVENVSEATATVDKDTSDEEDDDYNPGVSLDFLMS; this is translated from the coding sequence ATGGGATTGTGTGAAGTTTGCAATGTGGAAGAGTTTAAATATAAGTGCCCAAGGTGTTTTAAGAAGACTTGTTCGTTAGCATGTAGTAAGCAGCACAAAGCAGATGAAAGCTGTAGTGGAAAAAGTCACGATCCCACAGCATATATACCTAGAACCGATATCAAGGAAGCCGATGATGAGAATCATGAGAGTAATATATTAGTTCAGAGAGATTATAATTACTTGATCAATATGCGGCGTGAGGTTGAAGTTCAAATTGATGATAGCAAAAGGAAGAATAAAAGAATACTGAGAGAGATTTACGATCCTTACATGGCCAATAAGCGTCAAAGAGGGAACTCAGACAATAGCAGTAGATTGATCCGAAGGGGTGTTTCTTGTTTAATGCTTCCAAAAGGTATGCAAAGATCGCTACAGAATAAGAGTAAATGGGATAATTCATTAAACCAATTTACCTGGACCATTGAATGGGTCTTATGTGGAGACGGTGACACGGTGACACATTTGACACATCGAGCTAAGGAAAACGAAAGCGTGGTGGAGGGTATCAGTAAAATAGTCTTTAATAAGATACAAACTTTCTACAAAATCGAAAACGGAGATGGGGATGAAACTCAAGCTGTACTATCTAGAGAAGACAGAATCGCTTTGATCAAGGATTATAATCTTGAGTTCTATATCAAATGGTTCCCTTACAACTCAACGGAAATGTCTGATTCTCGCAACCTTATAAGGATTGATGCAGTCAATTCAACATTAGGTGATGTCTTCAAAAACAGAACAGTTATTGAGTTCCCAACCATATATATCACAAAGAGTGCGCAAGAATTGCCTAAAGGTTTCAAAGTTATGATAGAAGAGAAGGGATCCGCCCCCGGGGCGGAGGAAAATTCAAGGGTGAATGTTGCAGGGTCAGGTTCATCTTCTGATACTGAAACGGATGATAGTGATGCTGAGccagaagaagagagcTCAAAGCAAGATAATACCCAGAATAAAAATGTAGTCGTAGAGAATGTGAGCGAAGCAACTGCTACTGTTGATAAGGACAcatctgatgaagaagatgatgattACAATCCAGGAGTGTCGCTTGATTTTCTAATGAGttga
- the RPS4B gene encoding 40S ribosomal protein eS4 (CAGL0F09031g~Ortholog(s) have structural constituent of ribosome activity and 90S preribosome, cytosolic small ribosomal subunit, extracellular region localization) has protein sequence MARGPKKHLKRLAAPHHWLLDKLSGCYAPRPSAGPHKLRESLPLIVFLRNRLKYALNGREVKAIMMQRHVKVDGKVRTDATYPAGFMDVITLEATNENFRLVYDVKGRFAVHRITDEEASYKLGKVKKVQLGKKGVPYVVTDDGRTIRYPDPNIKVNDTVKVDLASGKITDYIKFDIGKLVYITGGRNLGRIGTIVHKERHDGGFDLVHVKDSLDNTFVTRLNNVFVIGEQGKPYISLPKGKGIKLTIAEERDRRRAQQGL, from the exons ATGGCTAGAGGACC AAAGAAGCATCTAAAGAGATTAGCAGCTCCACACCACTGGTTGTTGGACAAGTTGTCCGGCTGTTACGCCCCAAGACCATCCGCTGGTCCACACAAGTTGCGTGAATCCCTACCATTGATCGTTTTCTTGAGAAACAGATTAAAGTACGCTTTGAACGGTCGTGAAGTTAAGGCTATCATGATGCAACGTCATGTTAAGGTTGACGGTAAGGTCAGAACTGACGCTACCTACCCAGCTGGTTTCATGGATGTTATCACCTTGGAAGCTACCAACGAAAACTTCAGATTGGTCTACGACGTCAAGGGTAGATTCGCTGTCCACCGTATCACTGACGAAGAAGCTTCCTACAAGTTGGGTAAGGTCAAGAAGGTCCAATTGGGTAAGAAGGGTGTTCCATACGTTGTCACTGACGATGGTAGAACTATCAGATACCCAGACCCAAACATCAAGGTCAATGACACCGTCAAGGTCGACTTGGCTTCCGGTAAGATCACTGACTACATCAAGTTCGACATTGGTAAGTTGGTCTACATCACCGGTGGTCGTAACTTGGGTCGTATCGGTACCATCGTTCACAAGGAAAGACACGATGGTGGTTTCGACTTGGTTCACGTCAAGGACTCCTTGGACAACACTTTCGTCACCAGATTGAACAACGTTTTCGTTATCGGTGAACAAGGTAAGCCATACATCTCCTTGCCAAAGGGTAAGGGTATCAAGTTGACCATTGCTGAAGAACGTGACAGAAGAAGAGCTCAACAAGGTTTATAA